The genomic segment CATTTTTCCTTCTGCACCTGTGCGGTTGTAAACCGCTCTTTACTCTTTGCTTGCCTTTAGCTCTGTATTTTACTATACTAATAGTATGCAAACGCAAAATTTTACCGTTACCGGTATGAGCTGTGCCGCATGTTCCGCTAATGTGGAAAAGGCGGTCGGCCGTCTTGCCGGTGTGGAAACGGTTCAAGTAAATCTTCTAACGAAGCGGATGGCCGTTAAGTATAATCCTGAGGCTGTTGATGAACATACCATCATACAAACAGTAGAAAAAAGCGGTTACGGCGCGTTTTCTCTTTCAGAAGGAAATACGGCTCAACCCCCTGCGCAACACGCTGATGCCGAAATAGCCGACTCCGAAAAAAAGCAGTTTATTTTTTCGCTTTTCTTCCTTATCCCATTGATGTATGTGTCTATGGGGAGAATGCTCAAGCTGCCCCAACCGCCCTTTTTTACGGGGGCGGAGAACGCGCTCATCTTTGTCTTTACGCAATTTCTGCTCACTCTGCCGGTTTTGGTGTTGAACCGCCGCTTTTTTATCAACGGACTTACGAGCTTATTCCACGGCGCTCCGAATATGAATAGCCTTATTGCCGTCGGTTCAGGCGCCGCAGCAATCTACGGTGTGTTTGCGCTGTACCGGATCGGATACGGCTTGGGGCACGGTCAGTTGGATATTGTACGCCTCTATGTAAAGGATTTGTATTTTGAATCCTCGGCGATGATTTTAACGCTGATTTCTTTAGGGAAATTTTTGGAAGCGCGGGCAAAAAAGAAAACCTCCGAAGCGTTGGAAAAATTGATCCAGCTTCGGCCTCGGACTGCACAAGTATTGCGGAACGGGATTGAGGTTGAAATTCCCGTCGAAAATATTGCGGTTGGCGATACAATTATTATTCGACCCGGACAAACGCTGCCCGTTGACGGTACTATTATAGAAGGAAGTACATCGCTTGACGAATCGGCCGTTACCGGAGAAAGTCTCCCCGTGGAGAAGACGGTGGGCGATTCAGTCATCAGCGCCTCGCATAATTTATCGGGCAGTTTTATCTTCCGTGCCGATAAAGTAGGAAACGATACGACATTGGCGCGGATTATTGCGCTTGTGGAAGAAGCGTCTTCATCAAAAGCTCCGGTTGCAAAGCTGGCGGATGTTATCAGCGGGTATTTCGTACCGATAGTTATGCTCATTTCGCTCGCAGCCTTTATCGGCTGGCTTGTCGCAGGGGCTTCTTTTGAATTTGCGCTTTCAACAGCCATTTCCGTGTTGGTAATTTCGTGCCCCTGTGCACTCGGTCTTGCGACGCCTACTGCCATTATGGCCGGTACGGGCAAGGGCGCTCAACTCGGCATCCTCATCCGTTCTGCGGAAGGACTGGAACTTGCCCACCGTGTTACCGCCGTTCTGCTCGATAAGACGGGTACCATTACGGAAGGAAAACCGACGCTGCAGCACATCGAAGTATTTTCTCCCCAATACACCGAGAATGATATTCTGTGGATTGCCTACAGTCTTGAACATTTATCCGAACATCCGCTCGCCCATGCAATTATCATGGCTGCAGAAGAAAAAAAACTGGCGCCGTTTAAGGTAAACGGTTTTATGGCGGTGCACGGAAAGGGAATTTACGGAACCGCCGCAGTCAATGACCTTAACGGAACCTCATCGATCGGAAATGTAAGGATCGGTGCAGGAAATACGAAGCTATGCAGCGAGTTAGGCATTCCGGTATCGGGGACTGTTCAGGCACGGCTTGCGGAGGCTGCCGAAAACGGCGCTTCGCCGTTGCTGATTATAATCGGAGATGAATGTGCCGGCCTTATCGCCGTCGCCGATCCGGTAAAAGAAGGCAGTATCCGGGCTATTCAGGATTTTCACGAGATGAGTATCCATACGGTTATGCTGACCGGCGACAATCAACGGACTGCAGAAGCCATTCAAAAGATTGTCGGCGTCGGGGAAGTCGCTGCGGAGTTATTGCCGCAGGACAAAAAGGCAAAGGTCGAATATTATCGCTCAAAAGGTTTTTCACCGGCCTTTATCGGCGACGGTATTAACGACGCACCCGCACTCACTGCTGCGGATGTCGGCATCGCAATCGGCGGCGGTACGGATATCGCAATAGAAAGCGCCGATATCGTACTGATGAACAACAGCCTCGAAACTGCGGTCACCGCAATTCAGCTTAGTAAGGCTGTTATGCGCACGATTAAGCAAAATTTGTTCTGGGCGCTTTTTTATAATTCGCTCTGTATCCCGCTTGCCGCCGGGGTATTTTATACCCTGTTTGGGCTAAGGCTTAGTCCCATGTTTGCCGCCGCCGCAATGAGCTTCAGTTCGGTGTCGGTGGTTACCAATGCGCTGCGGTTGAATAGATTCCGTCCTAAACATATTGAACAGACTGCCAATAATATGCAATACTGCGCCATCGCTACCGCGGAGCCGGCGGAAAAAACGGAAAATATAACTCATAAGGAGAATACCGATATGAAACAAATTACGTTAAATATTGAAGGAATGTCGTGCGGGCACTGTTCCGCTCGTGTTGAAAAAGCACTGAATACTATCGAAGGGGTTTCGGCAAAAGTAAATTTGGAGGCAAAGACCGCCGCTGTCACGTATCCTGAAAATGTAACCGTTGAAGCTCTTAAAGCTGCCGTAACCGATGCAGGTTATTCGGTAACCGGTTCACACTAAAGAGCATAACCTAACACAGATTAGATACGGATTTATATCGGTTCTCGCTGCCATGTATAAGTTACGGCTATCCCTTGCTGCCTTTATTTTTTCCCTCTTGATGAGCCCGCTTTTAGCGGCGGCTCCGGTAAAAATTACTTTTTCTGCCGATAAGATGCAGGGGTCCGGCCAAAAAGGGCAAAATTCAACCGCATTAACCGGTAACGCAAAGGTAAGTGTCGATTCTCTCAATATTTACGGTGAACGAATCGAGCTCTACGGTAAGGATTACCGGTATATCAGGGCAAGCGGGAACGTAACCGGAGAAGATGCCGAAAAAGGATTTACGTTTTCTGCAGCCTCATTATCTTATGACCGCGAAACGGAAGTAGCGGAGTTTATGGGGCAAGCAAAGGTCGAAGACACCAAAAATAAGGTTGAAACGGCGGCCGAGCGTATCGAATATAATCAAAAAAACGAAATTATTCTTTTACAAATGGCCGTAAAATTAAAAAGCAAAGATATTATCTGCGATTCGCTTTTTGCCGTGTATAACCGGAATACCTCTATGCTGGAACTCACCGGAAAACCCGCGGTTAAGAAAGGAAAAGATGAATTTAAGGCTGCCCGAATATCGGTTGACCTTGAAACCGAGGATATTAAACTTGAAGGAAAGGTGAGTGGTTCCGTTACGGAAGAAAAAGAAGATGCAACTGCAGCCGAAACTTCTGCAAAGGAAGAACCGAAAACACCATGAGCGATAGCCTTGAATATGTATCTCAAGAGAATGAAATGCAGCAGGATATTGAACATTCGGAACTGAATACGGAGATAGCGCTCATTGTTTCCGAGCCGTTTGATGAGCCTGATAGCCCTGATGTGCCGGTACAAAATAATTTTTTATACGGTACTCAGTGCTCTGCAGATTCTAATGTGCCTAAAAGTATCTTACGCGCAGAAGGTTTGAATAAATCATTCCGCAAAAAACAAGCAGTCAAGGATGTGAGTTTTTCTATGGCGCAGGGGGAAGTTGTCGGACTTCTCGGTCCGAACGGAGCGGGGAAAACAACCAGCTTTTACATGATTGTCGGGTTCTACACCCCGAATTCCGGCGGCATCTACCTTGATGACCGGCGTATTACCGAACTTCCGATGTATAAGCGTGCCCGCATCGGCATATCTTATTTACCCCAAGAGGCCTCCGTATTTCGTAAACTCTCCGTTGAGCAAAATATCGACGCTATTTTGGAAACACGGAAAGATTTAAGCCGTGCGGAGCGGAAGGAAAAACTCGATTCGCTATTGGAAGAATTCGGAATTACTGCCAATCGGAAACAACCCGCTTATACGTTATCCGGCGGAGAGCGTAGACGTACCGAAATTGCGCGGGCCCTTGCTATCGAACCTAAATTTTTATTGCTCGACGAACCCTTTGCCGGTATCGATCCGATCGCCGTACACGACATCAAGTTGATTATCAGATTACTTGCACGGCAGAACATCGGTGTGCTTATTACCGATCACAATGTCCGCGATACCTTGGAAATTACCGACCGCGCATACATTATCAATAAGGGCGAAATTGTGGAACAGGGGCCGCGTGATAAGATATTGGAATCCGAGATTGCACGGAAAGTCTATCTCGGAGAAGAATTCAGAATGTAATGGAGATTCTATGAAATATATTTGGCTTGCGGCCGGCTGCCTTTTTTTAGGATTCGGCCTCGTCGGTGTTGTGCTGCCTATTTTGCCCACAACCCCCTTTATACTTGTTGCGGTTTTTTGTTTTGCAAAAAGTTCTGAGCGTATGCATCGATGGCTGCTTTCTACCCAATTGTATCAGAAACACGTTAAAAAGTTTAACGAAACCCGCACAATGACGCTTAAAGAAAAAATAACGATTTTAGCTGTCGCATCCGTGATGCTGCTTGCAGGATTTTATTTTTCAAAGCAAATATATGCCCGCATCCTTATCATCATTGTGATGTGTATTAAATATTATATCTTTATTTTTAAGATAAAAACCGCTCCCGGCAAAACGAAAAAAGAAATGCCGGAAGTATCGGCTATTGATTCGGATCGGCAGAACTAGGCGAGAGTTCTTCTTACTCCTGCTCATTAAGGGAGTTTTCGTTTCCCTCATCGGACGCAGGGGCTTCCGGCTCCGCATCTTTTACAGAAAAAAGCTGCATGGTCAGCTTTTTTCCCATACCGTCTACCGCTAAGGTAAGGTTACAGGTATCAGGGCTGAGCGTTCCCGTTAAGACTGCCTGAGGTTTGGACATCGCAACCTTATAAATTCCTACAAGGCTGTCAAGTGCATATCCGCCGCCGGCCTTTTGGGCTACTTCTTCTTGCGGAATAAGAAATTGAAAAGATGAAGCAAACGGCATCTTTCCCAGCTTAAATTTTTCCGATTGTATTTCAATATCGCCTGACGGAAGTGAGGTTACAATCAGCGTTATTTTATTCTCAACGGTTTCTTTCCCAACGGTACTGTAGATAGTTTTTTCTACGCCGTTGGAAAGTGCTTTAACATTGACCGTTTGGCGGTACAAAACCGTACTTTCGGCGCCGAAGACAAGGGCTACAGCGCTTAGATAAAAAAAGGTTAATAAAACTTTCATATTTTTTCATCATAATATCGGCATAAAAAATGTCAAGGCTTGATTACAAAGATGCTGCAATACGTCTAAGCCTATTTCTGATATACCAGTTTGATGGGACAATGATCGGAGCCTAATACATCAGCCATAATTGACGATTCACGGATATTCGGTAAAAAGGCGTTATCAACGCAGTGATAATCTATCCTCCATCCGATATTTTTCTCACGGGCATGGAAACGGTAGCTCCACCATGTATACCGGTGAGGTTCCGCACAAAAATGCCGAAAGGTATCGATATATCCCGCCTGTGTAAAAGTATCCATCCATGCCCGTTCTTCGGGTAGATAACCGGGGTTTTGTTCGTTGGATTTCGGATTAGCAAGATCGATAGGTTTATGGGCGATGTTGTAGTCCCCGCAGAGTACGATATGCCGGCCATCCTTTTGTAACGCATTACAAAACTCAAGCATTGCGGCGCAAAAATCAAGCTTATAGTCGAGCCGGGCGCCTCCTTCTTGGGAGTTCGGAAAATATGCAGAAATAACCGATACCGTATCGAAATCGGCGACAAGAACCCGCCCTTCATCATCAAAGGCGGGTAGATTCATCGTACGGATATTGAGCGGTTCTTTTTTACAGAAAACTGCTGTTCCCGAATAGCCGGGCTTTTTAGCGGCCTGCCAATACGTTTTATACGTTCCTTCTTTCCAAGCAGGGGTTATCAGCTCCGAAGGCAGCTGCTCTTTACGAGCCTTCGTTTCCTGTAAACAAAGTACGTCGGGGCTTTCGGTATAGAGCCATTCCAAAAAGCCTTTTTTTTGGGCTGCCCTAATACCGTTTACATTCCATGATATAACCGAAGTCATAGTTCGTTATTCGATTGCAATACCGTGGCGTTTTTTAGGATACTGTTTAAGCATCGCAATTGAATTTCGTTTATCGCCGAATACAAAGCCGCCGTTCCAATACTCAAGCGCAGCAAATAAAGCGTTTCCGCCGTCGTTGTCATCGCTTTGAGCCGTTCTAAAAGATACATAGTCGCCAAGGTTGGTAAAATCCTGTTTATGCAAACATTCAAGCCGTTTTCGGTTAAACTCGTTCCATTTTTCTATGTCCTGAAAGCCCGCTCCTTCATCTTCTACAATGAGGTGGGCATGTTCGGAACTGAATTCGTACCATACCTTTACCTTTTTTTTAGGATCGCATTTATTCCCGTGTTTTACGGCATTTTTGATGATTTCGCTAATTTGCTGTTCCAGCAAGTTAATTCCCTTAATTTCCAGCGGGGCTGATTGCACAATTAAAAGGGTAAAATAGCGAATCTGCCGAAAATCGGAAGGAAATTCCTTGTAAAGCATACCGGTTTTATCGAATAACGGATCCTTTCCGTCAACGCGTAATTCTTTAATCATAGTATAACATTCTCCTATTGACTATTCGCTAATTTTTGTAAAGCTTCTTCCAAACTATTGGTAATGGGAAAGAAACCCATCAGCTTTGTTAATTCGATAACTTTTTTTACCGAACCGTGAATATTGGTAATATACAATTTCAAATTTTTCTTTTTTAAGGTGGAACAGATATAAATCAGCGCGCCGATGCCGGAAGAATCGATGTATTCAACTTCTTCAAGGTTGAGTACAATACATTTAATCTGGCGTTCAAGCATCTTTGCAATCAATTCCTTTAGTTTATAGGAATTGTACAAATCCATCTCCCCGCTTATATCAACAATGTACACCTCTTTGTTTTTTCGAATTTTCAGTTCCATACTCTGTTCTCCTTAACGCTACTTTACCTTAATAATCATCACCGTTTGGTCATCATGCGGTGAGGTTTTTCCCATAAAGATTTTTAGTTGTTTATTAATTGTATCGGTAATCGCCTTTGCAGGCAATGAGGCATTTGCAGCTAAAAGTTCAGCAAGCGCCTTGAGGCCGAACGGTTCTCCCCGATCATTAAGCGTTTCAATAATGCCATCGGTAAATAGCACTGCAATGTCTCCTTTTTCAACAGGAATCTTTTTGCATGTATAGACCGATTTAATATCGACGCCGATAGGATCGGATTTTTGCTCAAGCCGGACTAATTTTTTGGCTGAAGCTTTCCACAAAAGAAGCGACTGCGTGCCTGCATTGACATATTCGATACTCTTCTCTGCAGGAATATACGCCAATAACGATATGCTTGCATAGTGATCGATTGAAATTTTACCGGTAATTCCCTTATTCAAAATATCGAGAATACTCTGGGTGCTCTGTGCCGTATTGGTGATAAGATAGAGCAGCGAGCGAATCATCACCATAACGATACAGGCATGGATACTTTTACCGGCAACATCGGCCGTAATGCAGAAAAGCCGATCTTTCTGATTCTGAATAATATCGTAATAATCGCTGCAAACGCCCCGCGCCTGATTAAGAAGCACCGAAAAATTCAAGTCGGGCGTATCGATAAGCTTCTTAGGCAGTAAAATTCTCTGAATACGGCTTGCAATATCGGTTTCGTTTTCAATCGTGTTTAATTCGGTTTCTTCCTGCAAGTCATATATCAGTTTAAGCGCTGCCGTTGCATAGCTTGCCAGTATCTCGCCGATTTTGACGTCCGCTTCGGTAAAAGGCGCATGATCGGTACTGCGTGATAAAGAAATAAGCCCTTCTACCGTATCACGGTATACCATCGGAATGGTCAGCAATGAGCCCGGTAAAAGGAACGGCTCTTTACCGTTAACAACAATTCTACTGTCCTCTTGCGCATTTTCGATGAGAATCGGTTTTGCCGAACGTGCTGCTTCGCCGAAAAACGAATTATTAAGCGGAAATTCCGCATATCTGAAATTAGTTGCGACCTGCTCCTGTTGGTGCGGTACATCGTTGGGCAGCTTATACGGCGGCGGGTAATTTCCTCCGTATGCTTTAACAGTGAGCACATCTTCAAATTCTCCGATGGTAAGAATAACTCCTCCATCCGCGAAGAGCCGTTCAATCATGATTTTATTGATAAAACCGAGAATCCCTGCCGTATCCATTTGCTGCCGTATTGCTTCCGCCGCTTTTATCAGGAAAGTATTGCCGACAGGCAGCAGCTCTTTTGCTCTCATAGCGGTTTCATCGGGGCGTTGTGCCTTAATCAGTTCTTCCTGCATCAGTTCCATCTGAGTTTTAAGCGCCGTATATTCCCGCCGGTAGACCGCATCATTTGAAGCAATTACCACCAATAGAATAAAGCAGAGAGCACCGAGCGCTAACGAAGCAAGCGGGATAGAAACATGTTTGAAGGATCCTGCTGCCGCTATAGACAAGAGCATAATCACAACCAGTGCAATATTATATAATTGAACCGATCGCGTATTTTTTCTGTTCTTTATCGCCCGTATTCCGAAAAACACGCAGCATACTATACTTACCGCAAGAAACACCATTGCGGCGGGAACTATTTTCATAAGCGCAATTCTATCATCTATTACGGGTATCGTCAATTATAAAACCCGTCAACTTTTCAAATATGCGACTTGTCTATATTGCTTTTTTTGAGTATGTTATGCCTTATATACTGGGAACCTCTACTGCCTTCACCGGAGTTTTGAGCGGAATCCTAAAGTAACAGAAAGATGAGGCAACGGCTATTATGAATCAGAATGATGATAAGAACAAAAAGGATCCGAACGAACAGGATCCCTTTAATTTTTTTAAGTTGAGTCCGGAACCGTCCAATAATAATAACAAGGATCAAAAAAAGCCTCGGCTGCCATTCGTGGCGATTATTATCGGCGTGTTTGTCGTGCTGCTTCTGGCAAACCAATTTTTAATGAGGCAAGACGCAAATATTATTCCTTTTTCGGAATTTAAGGATCGCGTTGCGTCGGGCGAAATCGTTAAGGTTATTATGGGGCCTACATATTTCATCGGGCAGACAAAGACACAGGCGAACAGCGAGCAAACAAAAAGCAAACTGCCGTTTTTACCGGCCGATACTACGGGAGATGCCTATCAAACGGTCGGTATCTATTCGGAATCGTTTTTACAGCTGCTGGACGAACACAATGTCATTTATTTGGTGCGCCCTAAAGAAAACAACCTTATCGTTGATTTTTTAGTTCAATGGATATTGCCGTTCGGCTTTATTTTCCTTCTGTGGCATTTTGTTATGAAGCGTTTTACCTCAAATCTCGGCGGACTGGGGGGCACTATCTTTTCGGGCGGACAAGCCCGCTCCGCAGCTGTTGAGGAAGGAAAGGTTACTACCCGTTTCAGCGATGTCGCGGGGGTTGATGAAGCAAAGGAAGAACTGGTCGAAGTTGTAGACTTTTTGAAGTTTCCGCAAAAATACACTGAAATAGGCGGTAAAATTCCGCGCGGCGTTTTATTGGTCGGTACGCCCGGTACCGGAAAGACACTCCTGGCGCGTGCCGTCGCAGGTGAATCGGGCGTTCCTTTCTTTAGAATCAGCGGCTCGGACTTTGTAGAGATGTTTGTAGGTGTCGGCGCTTCTCGTGTGCGCGATCTTTTTAAACAGGCACGGGAAAAGGCTCCTTGTATTATCTTTATCGATGAGCTTGATGCTATCGGTAAGTCCCGCTTAAATTCAATCCATTCAAACGATGAGCGGGAGCAGACGCTCAATCAGCTCCTAGTAGAAATGGACGGGTTTGATAACAGCACCGGACTCATTTTGCTTGCAGCAACCAACCGGCCTGATGTCCTTGACCCTGCGCTGCTTCGTCCCGGACGCTTTGACCGGCAGGTAGCGGTAGATCGTCCCGATATGAAAGGACGCGAGCAAATCCTTAAAATACACGCTAAGAATGTTAAGCTTGCAAACGGTATTGATCTCGGCGACACCGCGCGGATTACCAGCGGTTTTTCGGGCGCCGACCTTGCAAATGTGATTAACGAAGCGGCGTTACTCGCTGTACGCGGCGGCCGTAAAGAAGTTATCACGGAAGATCTCAATGAGGCGGTAGAAAAAGCTATTGCCGGTTTACAGAAGAAGAGCAGGGTAGTAAAGGAAAAAGAACGCCAAATTGTTGCCTATCACGAAACCGGGCACGCAATAACGGCCGCCTTCACCGACGGGGCTGATAAAGTCCATAAGGTCTCTATTATACCGCGCGGTATCGCAGCGCTCGGCTATACCTTGAATATCCCCGAAGAAGACCGCTTCCTGCGTACCGAAAAAGAATTGCTGGCAGAGGTTGACTGTCTCCTCGGAGGGCGGGCTGCCGAATTCGTGCAGTTCGGCGTTGTTTCCACCGGTGCGGCAAATGATCTGTCGCGTGCTACCGATATTATCCGCGGCATGATAACCGACTACGGTATGAGTGATCGCTTTAAGAACGTTGCGCTGTCAAAGCGGGGCAGCGGATACGGAGCGGGCGATCCCCAGCTGGTACGCGAATATTCGGAAACCACACAGCAGTATATCGATGAAGAAATTGCCCGCATTATGGAAGAACGATATGCTGTGGTTGTAAATCGTCTGAAAGAAAAAAAACCGCTGCTGGAATATATTGCAAAACGTCTGCTTGAGAAAGAAACGATCGATAAGCAGGAATTTGACGATATTATCAAGGCGGAATCTCAGTTGCCCCGGCAGCCCGCCCTTGAAGCGCCGGAGGCTGCAAGTTCCGGTGAAACTATTTAACAAGCAAGAATTTCTCTGCCTATCCGGCTCGTTCATAACTTTGCCGGATAGGCAGGGTGCTCATTTCTGCATCGCTTGAACACCGATAGCGGCTGTCCATACATAAGCGGTATTCATCGGCCGATTTACCGTCAAAAATCAACCGAAACCAAGAATTTCATTTTGCCGATTGCGCGTTGTTTTAACGGATGCGCATACTCAAGCCCGATCTTTGCCGAACCGCTTACCGTAACGGCTGCCCGCCCGTAAACCGACTGATAAACATAAGGCGTAAGCGGCGGCGCGCTGTTTCCCAAAAAATTAAGCACGGCTTTATATCCGGCGCTTATCTTTAGTCTATTGTAAAAAATCGGCAGCCATGAGCTGCCGGTTTGAATGTCATAACTCAAAATAGTGCACTCCGTGTCGAATGCAAAGCCGGCATTTATCGCGCCGCCGCTTGTGCTTATCGTTGTGTTTGATTGTAAGTGCTCCGGCATGGACGGAAGATATGCGTTCATCCCCATAAATGCAGGATTATTGAAAAAAGTATAGGAACCGAATTCAGGAACATAATAGGCATTGTAACCGGCGTATCCGCTGCATTGAATCGTGACGGGCAGCACCGGCATATATGCCGCTACGAGCGCTTGGACGACCGCTGCATTGGAGCAGCTTTCAAAATGGTACCCGTGTTTTATCCCTGCCTGTAGCTCGATCCCTGCTATCGATTTTGCAAAAAACGGCGTATCCAATGCAATGAACGGCCTAAGATAGGCATACCGGAAACTTATCTGCTCCGAAAGAACGGTATCTTTGAGCGCGTATCCGTAAAGCGTTTTTTGCACGGTATAGTCTTTGGGGAAGAAAGAGAATGCTTCCGCCGAGATTCCCGCATTGACAGCAATATGCCGGTACCCGTTCTTAGTCGGTATCGGGAAAGCCGCTCCCACGGAACCACCTACGGTTCTATAGCGGAAATGATTATTCAGATCGTATATTTGGAATGAAAATCCCACCGGTTTTGTATTAACGGAAAGGTTTGCATGTATTTGATAAAAAAACGGCTTAAAATAAAAGATAGACGCTGCTTTGAGGGATAAAAGCGCTGTCGGATCAATCCCGTAAATATCCAGCGCGAGACCGGTTTCATTCGCTTTTGTCATATCATCGGGAAGGGTAACATATAACAGCGGAAACACCCGCCACATCCATGAAAGATACCGATATTTTTTGGGGCTCAGCAACTCCGGCTTAGGCGCAATGCTTTGTACGTGCATTGCATCCGGCGTATAATCGGTGAGCGCTGCTTTTTCTTCGGTGAAAAGCCGTTCCGAGACCGTACAAAGCGTATTATACTTTGCGTGTACGCCGGTATAGACAAGCAAACCATCCGGCGTTCCGTTCTCTGCGGCGGGTATATCGGGAGACATCGGAGATGAACTGTCCCGTATCACGGCTGCAGCTGGTGCAGAAACTACGGTATCAAGCGGAGAGGCTGTATTCGGTAAGTGCAGATGCTCTTGGGGCAGCAGTACCGGATAAAAAACGCCGCCCGAAATATCTTCCTTTAAAACTTTCAGCATGTTCGTTGCCGGATTATATGTTGCCGCGCGGTACAGCATGCCTTTTTCCGCCCATGAAAAGGTAAGCAGCGTCCCCGAATCGGTGCTATTGGTCTGCAGACAGCGGATTGCCGGGAGCGGCTTTTCAAGCAGTAGCTTTTGGATATGCTTGGTGTTTTTGTTGATAAACAGAATATCGCGGTTAATACCGTTTGCCGCAATAAAAGCGATGCTATCTTCTCCCGCGTATACGGGATCATAGATGGCGGTGTAGGGCATACCGGGACCCGCAGAAAAAAGAGAGTCCTGTGTACCGGCATTTTGCATGTCGGCAATCACCAGATGAGAAAATTGCCCGTCGATTTTTACGCCGCAGATACGGCCGTTGTCGCAAAAAGCGGCTGTCCGCAATGAGTAATATTCGTCAGGTAAAAACCGTTTTGTACGCATATCAAAAATTGCCGACCGATGTTTTTCCCCTTCAAGCGATTGAATGGTATCCGTTACCAAAAGCCGCTCTCCGTCCGGCGAAAAGTTGAGATGAGACAGGGTTCGATTGGCGGTAAATAATTTTTCGGAGCCGCCGTCAGCCGTATAAAACCGGACATCCCCTTGCGTAAAATCATAACAGACAAAACCTTCGCGGTTGGCAGCAATCAGCATAAAGCCCGATTTACGCAGCTCCCGAAAAGGGACCGGCAAACGGATTACCGGCGGCGGCTGAATAGCCGTAAGAAATTCGCTCCACAGCGACTTAAGCGGTTTCCCGAAAATATGCTTGGTTTTACTCTGAGGAAAGAGAAAAAAGGAACTATGCCAATAGCGGGCGTACGATTCCATACCGTATTTTTTTTGAAGATAGTCGGCAAATCCGGCGCCGTAGAGGTAGCCCCAAAATGCACCCGGGTATACGTCGCGCTGCCCTGCAGCCTCCTGCCACGAAGGAGCGCATCCGTCGATTTTGCCCTGCATTAGATGATGGTAAAAGAGCGGATCATTCAATCGCCCCTGCTTACCGTCAAGGCTTTCATACGAAACGGCTGCACCCTCATTAAATGAAAGCGGCAGTACCGGTAAAAAATAGATCATCGATATTGCATGAGTT from the Treponema vincentii F0403 genome contains:
- a CDS encoding PP2C family protein-serine/threonine phosphatase codes for the protein MKIVPAAMVFLAVSIVCCVFFGIRAIKNRKNTRSVQLYNIALVVIMLLSIAAAGSFKHVSIPLASLALGALCFILLVVIASNDAVYRREYTALKTQMELMQEELIKAQRPDETAMRAKELLPVGNTFLIKAAEAIRQQMDTAGILGFINKIMIERLFADGGVILTIGEFEDVLTVKAYGGNYPPPYKLPNDVPHQQEQVATNFRYAEFPLNNSFFGEAARSAKPILIENAQEDSRIVVNGKEPFLLPGSLLTIPMVYRDTVEGLISLSRSTDHAPFTEADVKIGEILASYATAALKLIYDLQEETELNTIENETDIASRIQRILLPKKLIDTPDLNFSVLLNQARGVCSDYYDIIQNQKDRLFCITADVAGKSIHACIVMVMIRSLLYLITNTAQSTQSILDILNKGITGKISIDHYASISLLAYIPAEKSIEYVNAGTQSLLLWKASAKKLVRLEQKSDPIGVDIKSVYTCKKIPVEKGDIAVLFTDGIIETLNDRGEPFGLKALAELLAANASLPAKAITDTINKQLKIFMGKTSPHDDQTVMIIKVK
- the ftsH gene encoding ATP-dependent zinc metalloprotease FtsH, whose amino-acid sequence is MNQNDDKNKKDPNEQDPFNFFKLSPEPSNNNNKDQKKPRLPFVAIIIGVFVVLLLANQFLMRQDANIIPFSEFKDRVASGEIVKVIMGPTYFIGQTKTQANSEQTKSKLPFLPADTTGDAYQTVGIYSESFLQLLDEHNVIYLVRPKENNLIVDFLVQWILPFGFIFLLWHFVMKRFTSNLGGLGGTIFSGGQARSAAVEEGKVTTRFSDVAGVDEAKEELVEVVDFLKFPQKYTEIGGKIPRGVLLVGTPGTGKTLLARAVAGESGVPFFRISGSDFVEMFVGVGASRVRDLFKQAREKAPCIIFIDELDAIGKSRLNSIHSNDEREQTLNQLLVEMDGFDNSTGLILLAATNRPDVLDPALLRPGRFDRQVAVDRPDMKGREQILKIHAKNVKLANGIDLGDTARITSGFSGADLANVINEAALLAVRGGRKEVITEDLNEAVEKAIAGLQKKSRVVKEKERQIVAYHETGHAITAAFTDGADKVHKVSIIPRGIAALGYTLNIPEEDRFLRTEKELLAEVDCLLGGRAAEFVQFGVVSTGAANDLSRATDIIRGMITDYGMSDRFKNVALSKRGSGYGAGDPQLVREYSETTQQYIDEEIARIMEERYAVVVNRLKEKKPLLEYIAKRLLEKETIDKQEFDDIIKAESQLPRQPALEAPEAASSGETI